In the Bordetella genomosp. 10 genome, one interval contains:
- a CDS encoding PA2169 family four-helix-bundle protein, with amino-acid sequence MADRIVKLLNDLVETSKDGEKGFLAAAQDTQDPDLRTLFQERAEACGRNAEELQALVSRLGGTPETGGHVTAAVHRGWVHLKAAIASRSDADILQECERGEDIAKGHYADALREPLPEDIRDLIQRQYTSLMRHHDQIRGLHDRYRASA; translated from the coding sequence ATGGCCGACCGTATCGTCAAACTGCTCAATGATCTCGTCGAGACGTCCAAGGACGGTGAGAAAGGCTTTCTCGCCGCCGCCCAGGACACCCAGGATCCCGACCTGCGCACCTTGTTCCAGGAGCGGGCCGAGGCGTGCGGCAGGAACGCCGAGGAACTGCAGGCCCTGGTCAGCCGGCTGGGCGGCACGCCGGAAACCGGCGGCCACGTGACCGCCGCCGTGCATCGCGGATGGGTCCATCTCAAGGCGGCCATCGCCTCGCGCAGCGACGCCGACATCCTGCAGGAATGCGAACGCGGCGAGGACATCGCCAAGGGCCACTACGCCGACGCCCTGCGCGAGCCGCTGCCGGAGGACATCCGCGACCTGATCCAACGCCAGTACACCAGCCTGATGCGCCATCACGACCAGATCCGCGGCCTGCACGACCGCTATCGCGCGAGCGCCTGA
- a CDS encoding ATP-dependent helicase, whose protein sequence is MSESSPPADATPPHPLDGLNPQQRAAAEHGAGAEPAGPLLVIAGAGSGKTSTLAHRVANLILHGADPQRILLLTFSRRAAVEMERRVGSVLRKVMNMRAGQTPPSLPWAGTFHGIGARLLRDCAGRIGLSESFTIHDRGDSEDMMGILRHELGYSATESRFPLKGTCLSIYSRVVNSQAPLGEVLQQAFPWCAQWEDALKRLFRAYVEAKQDQQVLDYDDLLLYWAEMLGHEAIAADVGGRFDHILVDEYQDTNRLQSAILLAMKPTGQGLVVVGDDAQAIYSFRAATVRNILDFPGQFAQPADVITLDRNYRSTQPILDASNAVIGLARERYAKNLWTDRASSSKPQLVSVSDEAGQARWVADQVLAQREAGAALKSQAVLFRASGHSAAVELELTRRNIPFVKFGGLRFLEAAHIKDLLALLRWAQNPRGRLAGFRVAQLLPGVGPATAARLLDDMGQAPDPQAALAAFKPGAAARDEWGGLVQAYADLRAPGLRWPGDLDIALRWYGPQLERLYEDARVRKADLDQLARIAAGYGSRERFLTELTLDPPDATSGESGVPLRDEDYMILSTIHSAKGQEWKSVYVLNVVDGCIPSDMSTGSAEEIEEERRLLYVAMTRAKENLQLIVPQRFYVHQQTGMGDRHVYGSRTRFIPESLAPLFEAMPKAPPLPPLRARENAPVARIDVGARLRKLF, encoded by the coding sequence ATGTCCGAGTCCTCCCCGCCCGCCGACGCCACGCCGCCCCATCCCCTGGACGGGCTCAACCCGCAACAGCGCGCGGCGGCCGAGCATGGCGCCGGCGCCGAGCCCGCCGGCCCCTTGCTGGTGATCGCCGGGGCCGGCTCGGGCAAGACCAGCACGCTGGCGCACCGGGTGGCGAATCTGATCCTGCACGGCGCCGACCCGCAACGGATACTGCTGCTGACGTTCTCGCGCCGCGCCGCCGTCGAGATGGAACGGCGCGTCGGTTCGGTATTGCGCAAGGTCATGAACATGCGGGCCGGGCAGACGCCGCCCTCGCTGCCCTGGGCCGGCACCTTCCACGGCATCGGCGCGCGCCTGCTGCGGGATTGCGCCGGCCGCATCGGCCTGTCCGAGAGCTTCACCATCCACGACCGCGGCGATTCCGAGGACATGATGGGCATCCTGCGCCACGAACTCGGCTACAGCGCCACGGAGTCGCGCTTCCCGCTGAAGGGAACCTGCCTGTCGATCTATTCGCGGGTGGTCAATAGCCAGGCGCCCCTGGGCGAGGTGCTGCAGCAGGCCTTTCCCTGGTGCGCGCAATGGGAAGACGCGCTCAAGCGCCTGTTCCGCGCCTACGTCGAGGCCAAGCAGGACCAGCAGGTCCTGGACTACGACGACCTGCTGCTGTACTGGGCCGAGATGCTGGGCCACGAGGCCATCGCCGCCGACGTCGGCGGCCGCTTCGACCACATCCTGGTCGACGAATACCAGGACACCAACCGCTTGCAATCCGCCATCCTGCTGGCGATGAAGCCGACCGGCCAGGGCCTGGTGGTGGTGGGCGACGACGCGCAGGCCATCTATTCCTTCCGCGCGGCCACGGTGCGCAACATCCTGGATTTTCCCGGCCAGTTCGCGCAGCCCGCGGACGTCATCACGCTGGACCGCAATTACCGCTCGACCCAGCCCATCCTTGACGCGTCCAACGCCGTCATCGGCCTGGCGCGCGAACGCTACGCCAAGAACCTGTGGACCGACCGCGCGTCCTCCAGCAAGCCGCAACTGGTGAGCGTCAGCGACGAAGCCGGCCAGGCGCGCTGGGTGGCCGACCAGGTGCTGGCGCAGCGCGAGGCGGGCGCCGCCCTGAAGTCGCAGGCCGTGCTGTTCCGCGCCTCCGGTCATAGCGCCGCCGTCGAGCTGGAGCTGACGCGGCGCAACATCCCCTTCGTCAAGTTCGGCGGGCTGCGCTTCCTGGAAGCGGCGCATATCAAGGACCTGCTGGCCTTGCTGCGCTGGGCGCAGAATCCGCGCGGGCGGCTGGCGGGTTTTCGCGTGGCGCAGTTGCTGCCCGGCGTCGGGCCCGCCACGGCGGCGCGCCTGCTGGACGACATGGGCCAGGCCCCGGATCCGCAGGCGGCGCTGGCGGCCTTCAAGCCGGGCGCGGCGGCGCGCGACGAATGGGGCGGCCTGGTCCAGGCCTATGCGGATCTCCGCGCGCCGGGCCTGCGCTGGCCCGGCGATCTCGACATCGCCCTGCGCTGGTACGGGCCGCAACTGGAACGGCTCTACGAGGACGCGCGGGTGCGCAAGGCCGACCTGGACCAGTTGGCGCGCATCGCCGCCGGCTATGGCAGCCGCGAGCGTTTCCTCACCGAACTGACGCTGGATCCGCCGGACGCCACCAGCGGCGAATCCGGCGTGCCGCTGCGCGACGAGGACTACATGATCCTGTCGACCATCCACTCGGCCAAGGGCCAGGAATGGAAGTCGGTCTACGTGCTGAACGTGGTGGACGGCTGCATCCCCTCCGACATGAGCACCGGCAGCGCCGAGGAAATCGAGGAAGAGCGCCGGCTGTTGTACGTGGCGATGACGCGGGCCAAGGAAAACCTGCAATTGATCGTGCCGCAGCGCTTCTACGTGCATCAGCAGACGGGCATGGGCGACCGCCATGTCTACGGCTCGCGCACGCGCTTCATCCCCGAGTCCCTGGCGCCGCTGTTCGAGGCCATGCCCAAGGCGCCGCCCTTGCCGCCGCTGCGCGCCCGCGAAAACGCGCCCGTCGCCAGGATAGACGTGGGCGCGCGATTGCGGAAGTTGTTCTAG
- a CDS encoding DUF72 domain-containing protein yields the protein MSIRVGTASWTDRTLLACGRFYPPALRDDAAGRLRYYAARFPLAEIDASYYALPDPRQAQAWAERTPADFVFNIKSFRLFTGHQTPLRALDPDLRRELPPADPDTVVYADQLPAEIREETWRRFLIALDPLRMSGKLGAVHFQFPPWIRPDRRGMLRIQDCAAHMEEDLVAAVELRHAGWYEGAAARASTLDFLRGLGAAHTVVDAPQGHDNTVPAVWQATRDDLAVVRLHGRNTEAWNSRGAASSSRFQYEYTPEELAELARQVRELARRVRETHVVLNTNFEDQGMRNAQGLIAALQAR from the coding sequence ATGTCAATACGGGTAGGCACCGCGTCCTGGACGGACAGGACCTTGCTGGCTTGCGGCCGCTTCTATCCGCCCGCGCTGCGCGACGACGCCGCCGGGCGCCTGCGCTACTACGCCGCGCGCTTCCCGCTGGCCGAGATCGACGCGTCCTACTATGCCCTGCCCGACCCGCGCCAGGCACAGGCCTGGGCCGAGCGCACGCCGGCGGATTTCGTTTTCAACATCAAGTCCTTCCGCCTGTTCACCGGGCACCAGACGCCGCTGCGCGCGCTCGATCCCGACCTGCGGCGCGAACTGCCGCCCGCCGATCCCGATACGGTGGTGTACGCGGACCAGCTTCCGGCGGAGATCCGCGAGGAGACCTGGCGCCGTTTCCTGATCGCGCTCGATCCCCTGCGCATGAGCGGCAAGCTGGGCGCCGTGCATTTCCAGTTCCCGCCCTGGATCCGGCCCGACCGGCGCGGCATGCTGCGCATACAGGATTGCGCCGCGCACATGGAGGAAGACCTGGTCGCCGCCGTGGAGCTGCGCCACGCCGGCTGGTACGAAGGCGCCGCCGCGCGGGCCTCGACCCTGGACTTCCTGCGCGGCCTGGGCGCGGCGCATACCGTGGTCGACGCGCCGCAAGGCCACGACAACACGGTGCCGGCGGTGTGGCAGGCCACGCGCGACGACCTCGCCGTCGTCCGCCTGCACGGGCGCAATACCGAAGCCTGGAACAGCCGCGGCGCGGCCTCCTCCAGCCGATTCCAGTACGAATACACCCCCGAGGAACTGGCCGAGCTGGCGCGGCAGGTCCGCGAACTCGCGCGCCGCGTGCGCGAGACCCACGTGGTGTTGAACACGAACTTCGAAGACCAGGGCATGCGCAACGCGCAGGGCCTGATCGCGGCATTGCAGGCGAGGTGA